A window of the Streptomyces sp. NBC_00454 genome harbors these coding sequences:
- a CDS encoding amino acid ABC transporter ATP-binding protein: MVKAEAVHKSYGAAHILRGIDLEVAPREVFCLVGPSGSGKSTFLRCINHLERINSGRLSVDGQLVGYRQKGDKLYELKDSEVAAQRRDIGMVFQRFNLFPHMTAIENVMEAPVMVKGESKAVARARAVKLLDRVGLGDKAGNYPTQLSGGQQQRVAIARALAMEPKLMLFDEPTSALDPELVGDVLDVMRDLAESGMTMIVVTHEMGFAREVGDNLVFMDGGVVVESGHPREVLGNPQHDRTKAFLSKVL, translated from the coding sequence ATGGTCAAGGCCGAGGCCGTCCACAAGTCGTACGGCGCCGCCCACATCCTCCGCGGCATCGACCTCGAAGTCGCCCCGCGCGAGGTGTTCTGCCTGGTCGGCCCGTCCGGCTCCGGCAAGTCGACCTTCCTGCGCTGCATCAACCACCTGGAGCGGATCAACTCCGGTCGGCTCTCGGTGGACGGCCAGCTGGTGGGCTACCGCCAGAAGGGCGACAAGCTCTACGAGCTGAAGGACAGCGAGGTCGCGGCTCAGCGCCGGGACATCGGCATGGTCTTCCAGCGCTTCAACCTGTTCCCGCACATGACGGCCATCGAGAACGTCATGGAAGCCCCGGTCATGGTCAAGGGCGAGAGCAAGGCGGTCGCGCGGGCGCGCGCCGTCAAGCTGCTCGACCGGGTCGGCCTCGGCGACAAGGCCGGGAACTACCCCACCCAGCTCTCCGGCGGCCAGCAGCAGCGCGTGGCCATCGCCCGCGCGCTGGCCATGGAGCCGAAGCTGATGCTCTTCGACGAGCCCACCTCGGCGCTCGACCCGGAGCTCGTCGGCGACGTCCTCGACGTCATGCGGGACCTGGCCGAGTCGGGCATGACCATGATCGTGGTCACCCACGAGATGGGCTTCGCCCGCGAGGTCGGCGACAACCTCGTCTTCATGGACGGCGGCGTGGTGGTCGAATCCGGCCACCCGCGCGAGGTCCTGGGCAACCCGCAGCACGACCGGACGAAGGCGTTCCTGTCCAAGGTGCTGTAA
- a CDS encoding trans-aconitate 2-methyltransferase: MPDREERFRVMLDMVEALVGTAPRVLDLACGTGSITDRLLKRFPESTSTGVDLDPALLTIARGHFAGDPRVTFVTADLKDPDWRAALPHDSYDAVLTATALHWLPSTDLAVLYGQLAPLVRAGGVFMNADHMPDPATPRINAAERAHRHGGMDRAKAVGAVDWREWWELAAADPALAEPTKARFEIYGEHADGDTPPESWHAATLRGSGFAEARTVWRSPSDGLVLALK, encoded by the coding sequence ATGCCCGACCGCGAAGAGCGGTTCCGGGTGATGCTGGACATGGTCGAGGCACTGGTCGGCACGGCCCCCCGCGTGCTGGACCTGGCCTGCGGTACCGGAAGCATCACGGACCGCCTCCTCAAGAGGTTCCCCGAATCCACCAGTACGGGGGTCGATCTCGACCCCGCGCTGTTGACGATCGCCCGGGGCCACTTCGCGGGCGACCCCCGCGTCACCTTCGTGACCGCCGACCTCAAGGACCCCGACTGGCGCGCGGCCCTCCCCCACGACTCCTACGACGCCGTTCTGACGGCCACGGCCCTGCACTGGCTGCCCAGCACGGACCTCGCCGTCCTGTACGGGCAGCTCGCGCCCCTGGTCCGGGCCGGCGGGGTGTTCATGAACGCCGACCACATGCCCGACCCCGCCACCCCCCGGATCAACGCCGCCGAGCGCGCCCACCGGCACGGCGGGATGGACCGGGCGAAGGCTGTCGGCGCGGTCGACTGGCGCGAGTGGTGGGAGCTGGCGGCCGCCGACCCGGCGCTCGCCGAGCCGACGAAGGCCCGGTTCGAGATCTACGGCGAGCACGCCGACGGCGACACCCCGCCCGAGTCCTGGCACGCGGCCACGCTGCGCGGCTCCGGGTTCGCGGAGGCCCGTACCGTCTGGCGCTCGCCCTCGGACGGACTGGTGCTGGCCCTGAAGTAG
- a CDS encoding ABATE domain-containing protein — MELAHYSDYAVRLVNTEEPARNKDSLTSVDAVRALFGASVQMARRVTDGDVTRFRNVRGRLRSVFEAADGGDHVLAVDLLNSLLMEFPVSPQVSGHETLGEAGGPDWHIHLADHPSNASAGYAAIACFGLAFHLTEHGPDRLGLCQAAPCRNAYLDTSTNRSRRYCSDRCATRANVAAYRARKRLEAEESARSGRSADAAQESHALSER; from the coding sequence GTGGAATTGGCCCATTACTCGGACTACGCCGTGCGCCTGGTCAACACCGAGGAGCCGGCCCGCAACAAGGACTCGCTGACCTCCGTGGACGCCGTCCGCGCGCTCTTCGGCGCCAGCGTGCAGATGGCCCGCCGCGTCACGGACGGTGACGTCACCCGCTTCCGCAACGTCCGCGGCCGGCTGCGCAGCGTCTTCGAGGCCGCCGACGGCGGGGACCACGTCCTCGCCGTCGACCTGCTGAACTCCCTGCTCATGGAGTTCCCCGTCAGCCCCCAGGTCTCCGGCCACGAGACGCTCGGCGAGGCCGGCGGCCCCGACTGGCACATCCACCTCGCCGACCACCCCTCCAACGCCTCCGCCGGCTACGCCGCGATCGCGTGCTTCGGGCTGGCCTTCCACCTCACCGAGCACGGGCCGGACCGGCTGGGCCTCTGCCAGGCGGCGCCCTGCCGCAACGCCTACCTGGACACCTCCACCAACCGCTCCCGGCGCTACTGCTCCGACCGGTGCGCCACCCGCGCCAACGTCGCCGCCTACCGGGCCCGCAAGCGGCTGGAGGCCGAGGAGTCCGCCCGCAGCGGGCGCAGCGCCGACGCCGCCCAGGAGAGCCACGCCCTCAGCGAGCGCTGA
- the sodX gene encoding nickel-type superoxide dismutase maturation protease, with product MSGNAHSRRGTREWKSPLRQIGVVAVQGPSMAPTLENGDQLVVRYGAPVRRGHVVVLRHPFQQDLLVVKRAAERRPGGWWVLGDNPYNETGDSTDYGPVPDELVLATAVARFRPRPRPEHAAQDQRSLRAWLSWAASALRPLRADSSASSRLRAR from the coding sequence ATGTCGGGGAACGCTCACTCGCGCCGGGGGACGCGGGAGTGGAAGTCGCCGCTCAGGCAGATCGGCGTGGTGGCGGTGCAGGGGCCTTCGATGGCGCCGACGCTGGAGAACGGGGACCAGCTGGTGGTCCGGTACGGGGCCCCGGTGCGGCGGGGCCACGTCGTGGTGCTGCGCCACCCGTTCCAGCAGGACCTGCTGGTCGTCAAACGGGCGGCGGAGCGGCGGCCGGGCGGCTGGTGGGTGCTGGGCGACAACCCGTACAACGAGACGGGCGACAGCACCGACTACGGGCCGGTCCCCGACGAGCTGGTGCTGGCGACCGCGGTGGCGCGCTTCAGGCCCCGCCCGCGGCCGGAGCACGCGGCGCAGGATCAGCGCTCGCTGAGGGCGTGGCTCTCCTGGGCGGCGTCGGCGCTGCGCCCGCTGCGGGCGGACTCCTCGGCCTCCAGCCGCTTGCGGGCCCGGTAG
- the sodN gene encoding superoxide dismutase, Ni, translating into MLSRLFAPKATVSAHCDLPCGVYDPAQARIEAESVKAVQEKYQANDDADFRARAITIKEQRAELAKHHVSVLWSDYFKPPHFEKYPQLHALVNDTLKALSAAKASNDPATGAKALELIAEIDRIFWETKAA; encoded by the coding sequence ATGCTTTCCCGCCTGTTCGCCCCCAAGGCCACGGTCTCCGCCCACTGCGACCTGCCGTGCGGCGTGTACGACCCTGCCCAGGCCCGCATCGAGGCCGAGTCCGTCAAGGCCGTGCAGGAGAAGTACCAGGCCAACGACGACGCCGACTTCCGCGCGCGCGCCATCACCATCAAGGAGCAGCGCGCCGAGCTCGCGAAGCACCACGTCTCGGTGCTGTGGAGCGACTACTTCAAGCCGCCGCACTTCGAGAAGTACCCGCAGCTGCACGCGCTGGTCAACGACACCCTGAAGGCCCTCTCGGCCGCCAAGGCGTCGAACGACCCGGCGACCGGCGCCAAGGCGCTGGAGCTCATCGCCGAGATCGACCGCATCTTCTGGGAGACCAAGGCCGCCTGA
- a CDS encoding DUF6104 family protein, with the protein MYFTDRGIEELEKRRGEEEVTFEWLAEQLRTFVDLNPDFEVPVERLATWLARLDDEDDDEDA; encoded by the coding sequence TTGTACTTCACCGATCGCGGCATCGAGGAGCTGGAGAAGCGGCGCGGCGAGGAGGAGGTCACCTTCGAGTGGCTCGCCGAGCAGCTGCGCACCTTCGTCGACCTGAACCCGGACTTCGAGGTCCCGGTGGAACGCCTCGCCACCTGGCTGGCGCGCCTGGACGACGAGGACGACGACGAGGACGCGTGA